One window of the Longimicrobium sp. genome contains the following:
- a CDS encoding DUF4382 domain-containing protein, which yields MFKNAKGILPLLAALALAACDGGTGSDQARLSIRLTDAPGDLAQAWVKIDRIYLQGSAADSTGGRHDVLTAPTGWVDLLTLSGGRTAELVNGAVVPAGRYSELRFVVCQAYVVTKTGTVYATKDAELPAGATATGQLQVPSGCSSGIKVKFPGGDEAVVLESESAIMTVDFDVTQSFGHQAGNSGKWVMHPVLRATGVGFAGGIGGAVSLAQGVTLPTCGGSAVTVQAFTPRAIAGADSLNATVGTDARYRITAAPGTYTMTYVPVVGDTNGDSLTVTATPSAPTVTVASGATATADYTITAATCKAKPAG from the coding sequence ATGTTCAAGAACGCGAAGGGGATCCTTCCCCTGCTCGCCGCCCTGGCCCTCGCCGCGTGCGATGGCGGAACGGGGAGCGACCAGGCCCGGCTTTCCATCCGCCTGACCGATGCGCCCGGCGACCTGGCGCAGGCGTGGGTCAAGATCGACCGCATCTACCTGCAGGGCTCCGCCGCCGACAGCACCGGCGGCCGCCACGACGTGCTGACGGCACCCACCGGCTGGGTGGACCTGCTGACGCTTTCCGGCGGGCGCACCGCCGAGCTGGTGAACGGGGCCGTGGTCCCCGCCGGACGCTACTCGGAGCTTCGCTTCGTGGTGTGCCAGGCGTACGTGGTCACCAAAACGGGGACCGTGTACGCCACGAAGGATGCCGAGCTGCCCGCCGGCGCCACCGCCACCGGCCAGCTGCAGGTTCCGTCGGGCTGCTCCAGCGGCATCAAGGTGAAGTTCCCGGGCGGTGACGAAGCCGTGGTGCTGGAGAGCGAGTCCGCGATCATGACGGTGGACTTCGACGTCACGCAGAGCTTCGGGCACCAGGCCGGCAACTCGGGCAAGTGGGTGATGCACCCGGTGCTGCGCGCCACCGGCGTCGGCTTCGCGGGCGGCATTGGCGGCGCCGTGTCGCTGGCGCAGGGCGTAACGCTGCCCACCTGCGGCGGCTCGGCTGTAACGGTGCAGGCGTTCACCCCCCGCGCCATTGCCGGCGCCGACTCGCTGAACGCCACCGTGGGCACGGACGCGCGCTACCGCATCACCGCGGCGCCCGGCACGTACACCATGACCTACGTGCCCGTGGTGGGCGACACCAACGGCGATTCGCTGACGGTGACCGCCACCCCCAGCGCGCCCACGGTGACGGTGGCCTCCGGCGCCACGGCCACGGCGGACTACACCATCACCGCGGCCACCTGCAAGGCCAAGCCCGCGGGCTGA
- the rsgA gene encoding ribosome small subunit-dependent GTPase A: MLTGTVRRAQGGLYEVETPDGVIEAVLRGRLKREQRTGEKVVVGDRVDVQRESTGEEEAWTIENVHERTTVLARKAPGKAPRPKAIVANVDQVLVVFAAAKPDPHLRMLDRFLVIAESSDIAPLIIVNKVDLIGIDAARAIFAHYERAGYTVMYTAAKAGLGVAEMGEALCGRLSALTGPSGVGKSSLLNAVQPGLGLRVSAISEAVNKGRHTTVTAQLIPLECGGWVADTPGLRELGLWEIDRDQLHFYFPEFENLLDDCRYPGCTHTHEPGCAVRAAVDAGHIHPGRYDSYRRMYAGEQEEGGWDG, from the coding sequence ATGCTGACGGGCACGGTTCGCAGGGCGCAGGGCGGGTTGTACGAGGTAGAAACCCCGGACGGGGTGATCGAGGCGGTGCTGCGCGGCCGATTGAAGCGCGAGCAGCGCACCGGCGAAAAGGTGGTCGTGGGCGACCGCGTGGACGTTCAGCGCGAGAGCACGGGCGAGGAAGAGGCCTGGACCATCGAAAACGTGCACGAGCGCACCACCGTGCTGGCCCGCAAGGCGCCGGGCAAGGCGCCGCGCCCCAAGGCCATCGTGGCCAACGTCGACCAGGTGCTCGTCGTCTTCGCCGCCGCGAAGCCGGATCCCCACCTGCGCATGCTGGACCGCTTTCTGGTGATCGCCGAGTCCAGCGACATCGCCCCGCTGATCATCGTCAACAAGGTAGACCTCATCGGCATCGACGCGGCGCGGGCCATCTTTGCCCACTACGAGCGCGCCGGCTACACGGTGATGTACACGGCGGCCAAGGCGGGGCTGGGTGTGGCGGAGATGGGAGAGGCGCTGTGCGGGCGGCTGTCCGCGCTCACCGGGCCGTCGGGCGTGGGAAAGAGCAGCCTGTTGAACGCGGTGCAGCCGGGGCTGGGGCTTCGCGTTTCCGCCATCAGCGAGGCCGTGAACAAGGGGCGGCACACCACGGTGACGGCGCAGCTGATTCCGCTGGAGTGCGGCGGCTGGGTGGCCGACACCCCGGGGCTTCGCGAGCTGGGGCTGTGGGAGATCGACCGCGACCAGCTTCACTTCTACTTCCCCGAGTTCGAGAACCTGCTGGACGACTGCCGCTATCCCGGTTGCACGCACACCCACGAGCCCGGCTGCGCCGTCCGCGCCGCCGTGGACGCGGGGCACATCCATCCCGGGCGCTACGACAGCTACCGCCGGATGTACGCGGGCGAGCAGGAAGAAGGCGGCTGGGACGGATAG
- a CDS encoding RNA polymerase sigma factor RpoD/SigA, translating into MKNDDMATTQRKATRKRKRQAPSLDAGFAVAAEDQSSLDQYLKEVSTHSLLTPPQEIELGKRAQAGDEIAVAELVRANLRFVISVAKKYQNRGVSLADLIQEGNVGLVTAARKFDPDQGVKFISYAVWWIRQAILSALANQGRSVRVPLNRASDLAKIFRERERLKQELRRDPTPQELAEATSLSVDIVESLQTLNAAEIRLDAPIGDSDDSQLMDRFVADSAIETEDEVEERLLSERIDKALGTLQPRDAKVLKLYFGLEGGREHTLEEIGDILGVTRERIRQLRDRALKRLREGEMGDALASFAA; encoded by the coding sequence GTGAAGAACGACGACATGGCTACGACGCAGCGAAAGGCAACTCGCAAGCGCAAGCGGCAGGCACCCAGCCTGGACGCGGGCTTCGCCGTCGCCGCCGAGGACCAGAGCAGCCTGGACCAGTACCTGAAGGAGGTCAGCACCCACTCGCTGCTGACCCCCCCGCAGGAGATCGAGCTGGGCAAGCGCGCGCAGGCGGGCGACGAGATCGCCGTCGCCGAGCTGGTGCGCGCCAACCTGCGCTTCGTCATTTCCGTCGCCAAGAAGTACCAGAACCGCGGCGTTTCCCTGGCCGACCTCATTCAGGAGGGGAACGTGGGGCTGGTGACGGCCGCGCGGAAGTTCGATCCCGACCAGGGGGTGAAGTTCATCTCGTACGCCGTGTGGTGGATCCGCCAGGCCATCCTGTCGGCGCTGGCCAACCAGGGGCGCAGCGTGCGCGTGCCCCTGAACCGCGCCAGCGACCTGGCCAAGATCTTCCGCGAGCGGGAGCGGCTGAAGCAGGAGCTTCGGCGCGATCCCACGCCGCAGGAATTGGCCGAGGCCACCAGCCTGTCGGTGGACATCGTCGAAAGCCTGCAGACGCTGAACGCGGCCGAGATCCGCCTGGACGCCCCCATCGGCGACAGCGACGACAGCCAGCTGATGGACCGCTTCGTGGCCGACTCGGCCATCGAGACGGAGGACGAGGTGGAGGAGCGGCTGCTGTCCGAGCGCATCGACAAGGCGCTGGGCACGCTGCAGCCGCGCGACGCCAAGGTGCTGAAGCTGTACTTTGGCCTGGAGGGCGGGCGCGAGCACACCCTCGAGGAGATCGGCGACATCCTGGGCGTTACGCGCGAGCGCATCCGCCAGCTGCGCGACCGCGCGCTCAAGCGGCTGCGCGAGGGCGAGATGGGCGACGCGCTGGCTTCGTTCGCGGCCTGA